From Quercus lobata isolate SW786 chromosome 1, ValleyOak3.0 Primary Assembly, whole genome shotgun sequence, one genomic window encodes:
- the LOC115995277 gene encoding subtilisin-like protease SBT4.15, producing the protein MVRICMLTLFLLTTQFHWSYTHGSSDTVRKAYIVYMGEAPQSKSSAINLHHNLLSSVVSDDPIAKQSYIYSYTKSFNAFAANLLPQEVQRLQENENVVSVFPSKIRKLHTTRSWDFLGMPQSVKRNHQIESNIIVGVLDTGIYINAPSFDDKGFGPPPSKWKGTCQVGGHFTSCNNKVIGARFYSHDAPIPNSNPSPLDDDGHGSHTSSTIAGASIAGASLYGLAKGTARGGVPSARIAMYKVCWAGGCNDINILAGLDDAISDGVDLISISIGGISDSYFEDPISIGAFHALKKGILTTCSAGNDGPSLYTVVNTAPWILTVGASGMDRQFRSLVKVGNGIQTDGFSINTFSPKRRLYPLTSAAKSANASLTQLGRLCDEESLDAKKVKGKIVLCKEGLIQDYVKPLGVSGVIVSLDQQQDSGFTFIIPATFVDTNFGDKIDTYVNSTKNPQAIIYKSRAVRNAASPFVASFSSRGPNTLSSTIIKPDIMAPGIDILAAYSKLASVTGDLEDNRFDVYNIISGTSMACPHVTASAAYIKTFHPRWSPAAIKSALMTTASELKIKDVQAELAYGAGQIDPIRAVDPGLIYDLSKVDYIRFLCNEGYSGTALRLFTEGNTNCSSIPNIGGHDALNYPSMYLQLNNPKSSISAIFHRTVKNVGSKKAIYKATVKAPANLKVTVVPKELAFSHLNEKKSFTVVIQGPPLKNITSVSASLEWSDAKHRVRSPILIFLAN; encoded by the exons ATGGTTCGAATTTGTATGCTCACCCTCTTCCTTCTGACTACGCAGTTTCATTGGTCATATACTCATGGTTCTAGTGACACAGTTAGAAAG GCGTACATTGTGTATATGGGAGAGGCACCACAGTCAAAATCCTCTGCTATTAATCTTCATCACAACTTGCTTTCTTCAGTTGTTAGTGA TGACCCTATTGCCAAACaatcctatatatatagctaCACAAAGAGTTTTAATGCATTTGCAGCAAACCTATTGCCACAAGAAGTTCAAAGACTACAAG AGAACGAAAATGTGGTATCAGTGTTTCCTAGCAAAATACGAAAACTTCATACCACAAGATCATGGGATTTCTTAGGAATGCCTCAATCAGTGAAGAGAAATCATCAAATTGAAAGTAATATTATTGTTGGTGTATTAGATACAG gaatttaTATCAATGCTCCAAGTTTTGACGACAAAGGATTTGGACCTCCTCCTTCAAAATGGAAGGGTACTTGCCAAGTAGGAGGCCACTTCACTAGCTGTAACAA CAAGGTAATAGGTGCAAGATTCTACAGCCACGATGCCCCCATTCCCAACTCAAATCCATCCCCACTAGATGACGACGGCCACGGGAGTCACACTTCGTCCACCATAGCAGGTGCCTCGATAGCAGGGGCGAGCTTATATGGTTTAGCCAAAGGCACAGCTCGAGGTGGGGTTCCATCAGCACGCATTGCAATGTACAAGGTGTGTTGGGCAGGTGGTTGCAATGATATAAACATTTTGGCTGGGTTGGATGATGCCATTAGTGACGGAGTAGACTTGATATCAATATCTATTGGAGGGATTTCTGATAGCTATTTTGAGGATCCCATTTCGATTGGTGCCTTTCATGCATTGAAAAAGGGGATTTTGACAACATGTTCAGCAGGGAATGACGGCCCAAGTCTGTATACTGTGGTGAACACAGCTCCTTGGATATTGACTGTTGGTGCTTCTGGCATGGATAGGCAGTTTAGGAGTCTAGTTAAAGTTGGAAATGGCATACAAACTGAT GGATTTTCTATCAACACGTTTTCACCAAAAAGACGGTTATACCCTCTAACCAGTGCAGCTAAATCAGCCAATGCAAGTTTAACGC AATTGGGCAGGTTATGTGATGAAGAGAGTTTAGATGCGAAAAAGGTCAAGGGAAAGATTGTGCTATGCAAAGAAGGACTAATTCAAGATTACGTTAAGCCATTAGGCGTGTCCGGGGTGATTGTATCTCTCGATCAGCAACAAGATTCGGGCTTTACATTTATCATCCCTGCTACCTTTGTTGATACTAATTTTGGTGACAAAATTGATACATATGTCAACTCAACCAA AAACCCTCAAGCTATCATATACAAGTCTAGAGCAGTACGCAATGCTGCTTCACCTTTTGTGGCTTCCTTTTCATCCCGAGGTCCGAACACACTCTCTTCCACCATAATTAAG CCGGATATTATGGCACCTGGAATAGATATTCTAGCTGCTTACTCTAAACTTGCATCAGTGACTGGGGATCTTGAAGACAACCGGTTTGATGTGTATAATATAATTTCTGGAACATCAATGGCTTGCCCTCATGTGACTGCTTCCGCTGCCTATATCAAAACATTCCACCCTAGATGGTCTCCTGCTGCAATCAAATCGGCCTTAATGACAACTG CATCTGAATTGAAAATCAAGGATGTCCAAGCTGAATTAGCCTATGGAGCCGGCCAAATTGACCCAATTAGAGCAGTGGATCCCGGTTTGATCTATGACTTGTCAAAGGTCGACTACATCCGCTTCCTATGTAATGAGGGTTACTCCGGAACAGCTCTACGATTGTTCACTGAAGGGAACACAAATTGCTCAAGTATCCCTAACATTGGAGGACATGATGCCCTAAATTACCCATCCATGTACTTGCAACTTAATAACCCTAAATCTAGTATATCAGCCATCTTTCATAGGACAGTTAAAAATGTTGGCTCGAAAAAAGCTATATACAAGGCAACTGTCAAGGCGCCAGCAAATCTCAAGGTCACTGTTGTTCCAAAAGAACTAGCTTTTAGTCACTTGAACGAGAAAAAATCTTTCACGGTTGTGATACAGGGGCCACCATTGAAAAATATTACTAGTGTATCAGCATCACTAGAATGGAGTGACGCTAAGCACAGAGTTAGGAGCCCCATCCTCATTTTTCTGGCGAACTAG